The following are from one region of the Gemmatimonadota bacterium genome:
- a CDS encoding HTH domain-containing protein — translation MIHITLSSTPASGGAENAGSDGEHQDIILSYNDKDKLVSITIENASKDVDLNDILSGHAKILHGKKETIYSISELAEKLDITPRTLRNTIHSMRASGIDIGKQYGPTYPIILSEPDAQKIVQWRNEHPRGRPKLESV, via the coding sequence ATGATTCATATTACACTGAGTTCTACACCTGCATCTGGTGGCGCAGAAAATGCCGGATCAGATGGCGAACATCAGGACATTATTCTGTCCTATAATGATAAAGATAAATTGGTATCTATTACAATTGAAAATGCCAGTAAAGATGTGGATCTGAACGATATTCTTTCGGGACACGCAAAAATTTTACATGGAAAAAAAGAAACCATTTATTCAATTTCAGAATTAGCGGAAAAATTGGACATTACACCACGCACATTGCGCAATACCATCCATTCGATGCGGGCTTCGGGAATAGACATCGGCAAACAATACGGGCCTACATATCCCATTATTCTATCTGAACCTGACGCGCAAAAAATTGTGCAATGGCGCAATGAACACCCAAGAGGTAGGCCCAAATTAGAGTCCGTTTAG